The following coding sequences are from one Arcobacter nitrofigilis DSM 7299 window:
- a CDS encoding sensor histidine kinase yields the protein MKNFFYKILTYFDKLSFSYKTYFLIFIITSGMICIVLLSQISIFTLKEDFDRFFNKRTKSLIKLENIKDTYKVNIQDTLKDLDNKNLNFEQAEGVLSLGKQLIRKNWESYTKDINKDSEVIISSFIKKFIITRNINGDNEILKENIMKNIDSKMASIEKTLVSLNYKPNSKQIANLNLQINAITIYITSLINYDLSIAINEKNDTQKVFKVIIIFSIISIFMVFLFSILLSIFITNNFKKLNNSLEKNVAEKTKELIKLNDTLEKKISKEVSQNRKKDIIMFQQARLASLGEMLNNIAHQWRQPLGSITMIVQSFQTKMSLGKLTNEFIDEKVNDALLLANNMSNTLDDFKNFFSPDKAKIKFDIEKCIEHSIELSKYLLSKENIKIELIIKDKITLNNYYNEISHVFLNIISNSKDALCANIDKNDRIIKIMVNRYKNNAIINMMDNGGGIPQEIVPKIFEPYYTTKYKSAGTGIGLYMSKQIIEKHINGSIIYKNIVHKIKDNKNYNCSLFTIKIPINDEDVDEK from the coding sequence ATGAAAAACTTTTTTTATAAAATTTTAACTTATTTTGATAAATTAAGTTTTTCTTATAAAACATATTTTTTGATTTTTATTATAACAAGTGGAATGATTTGTATAGTTTTATTATCTCAAATTTCAATTTTTACATTAAAAGAAGATTTTGATAGATTTTTTAATAAGAGAACAAAATCTTTAATAAAATTAGAAAACATAAAAGATACATATAAAGTAAATATTCAAGATACCCTAAAAGATTTAGATAACAAAAATCTAAATTTTGAGCAAGCCGAGGGTGTATTATCTTTAGGTAAACAATTAATTAGAAAAAATTGGGAATCATACACAAAAGATATAAATAAAGACTCGGAAGTAATTATAAGCTCTTTTATTAAAAAATTTATTATTACAAGAAATATAAATGGTGATAATGAGATTTTAAAAGAGAATATTATGAAAAATATTGATTCTAAAATGGCATCAATAGAAAAGACATTAGTTAGTTTAAATTACAAACCAAATAGTAAACAAATAGCTAATTTAAACTTGCAAATAAATGCTATAACTATATATATAACTAGTTTGATTAATTATGATTTATCAATTGCTATAAATGAAAAGAACGATACTCAAAAGGTATTTAAGGTAATTATTATATTTTCTATTATTTCAATATTTATGGTTTTTTTATTTTCAATTCTTTTATCCATTTTTATTACTAACAACTTCAAAAAACTTAACAATTCATTGGAAAAAAATGTTGCAGAAAAGACAAAAGAATTGATAAAATTAAATGATACTTTAGAAAAGAAAATATCAAAAGAAGTTTCACAAAATAGAAAAAAAGATATTATAATGTTCCAACAAGCAAGACTTGCAAGTTTAGGAGAGATGTTAAATAATATAGCACATCAGTGGAGACAACCTTTAGGGTCTATTACAATGATAGTACAAAGTTTTCAAACAAAAATGAGTTTAGGAAAACTTACAAATGAATTTATAGATGAAAAAGTAAATGATGCTTTATTACTTGCTAATAATATGTCAAATACTTTGGATGACTTTAAAAACTTTTTTTCACCTGATAAAGCAAAAATAAAATTTGATATTGAAAAATGTATTGAACACTCAATTGAGTTATCAAAATATCTTCTTTCAAAAGAGAATATTAAAATAGAACTTATTATAAAAGACAAAATTACTTTAAACAATTATTACAATGAAATTTCTCATGTATTTCTAAATATTATTTCAAATTCAAAAGACGCTTTATGTGCTAATATTGATAAAAATGATAGAATTATTAAAATAATGGTGAATAGGTATAAAAATAATGCAATTATAAATATGATGGACAATGGTGGGGGAATCCCACAAGAAATTGTTCCTAAGATTTTTGAACCATATTACACAACAAAATATAAAAGTGCAGGTACAGGAATAGGGCTTTATATGTCAAAACAAATTATTGAAAAACATATAAATGGCTCAATTATTTATAAAAATATTGTGCATAAAATTAAAGATAATAAAAATTATAATTGTTCACTTTTTACAATAAAAATACCAATAAATGATGAGGATGTAGATGAAAAATAG
- a CDS encoding response regulator, with the protein MKNRDLSILRDFNVLYLEDDENLLKHTSDVLEDFVNNIYAIKTSSEAMDILLNKKVDAIISDILLENENGIDFLKHIKSKNINIPTILTTAHTDTNYLLDAIKLKVENYIVKPINIKELLNTLHDILLPIVQQKEIQKSRSVIRTIAAITDSKQVAIVKHIINNLDNENQFVASYTDIMEEFSISKPTLIKLFKELSEKNILVKVQHKTYRFNAPSLESL; encoded by the coding sequence ATGAAAAATAGGGATTTGAGTATATTACGAGATTTTAATGTTTTGTATTTAGAAGATGATGAAAATTTGTTAAAACATACTTCAGATGTTTTAGAGGATTTTGTAAATAATATATATGCTATTAAAACTTCAAGTGAAGCAATGGATATTTTATTGAATAAAAAAGTTGATGCTATTATTTCAGATATTTTATTGGAAAATGAAAATGGAATTGATTTTTTAAAACATATAAAAAGCAAAAATATTAATATTCCTACTATCCTTACAACAGCTCATACAGATACAAATTATTTACTTGATGCGATAAAATTAAAAGTTGAAAACTATATAGTAAAACCTATAAATATAAAAGAGTTACTTAATACTTTGCATGATATTTTATTGCCAATTGTTCAACAAAAAGAGATACAAAAAAGTAGAAGTGTTATAAGAACAATTGCTGCAATTACTGATAGTAAACAAGTTGCTATTGTGAAACATATAATAAATAATTTAGATAATGAAAATCAATTTGTAGCTTCATATACAGATATTATGGAAGAGTTTTCTATTTCAAAACCAACTTTGATAAAACTATTTAAAGAGCTTTCAGAAAAAAATATTTTGGTAAAAGTACAACACAAAACGTATAGGTTCAATGCCCCTTCTTTGGAGAGCTTATAA
- a CDS encoding transporter, producing the protein MNKINIPIIGAVLTALLSTLCCLPAFLFLFFGISSGVLTYFTELGFLRIPMVIITFALLFLGIKRFKKKISCKCTKKQRAVQIVFATLFFSLIFFLLLYPELIPLFMD; encoded by the coding sequence ATGAATAAAATAAATATTCCAATAATAGGAGCAGTATTAACTGCCCTATTATCAACACTATGCTGTTTACCAGCATTTTTATTCTTATTTTTTGGAATATCAAGTGGAGTATTGACATACTTTACTGAACTTGGTTTTTTAAGAATTCCAATGGTTATAATAACCTTTGCACTATTATTTTTAGGAATAAAAAGATTTAAAAAGAAAATATCATGTAAATGTACAAAAAAACAAAGAGCAGTACAAATTGTCTTTGCAACACTATTTTTTTCTTTAATCTTTTTTTTATTATTATACCCTGAGCTAATACCACTATTTATGGATTGA
- a CDS encoding heavy-metal-associated domain-containing protein, translating into MKTFILLLSLCSFIFASNISIIKVEKMHCPLCTIAVKKAIKKVDGVEKVSVRLNTKKATVIYDEKVKLADILAAIKTTSYEGIVLSTSEYKK; encoded by the coding sequence ATGAAAACATTTATTTTACTTTTATCTTTATGTTCTTTTATTTTTGCTTCAAATATTAGCATTATAAAAGTTGAAAAAATGCATTGTCCTTTATGTACTATTGCTGTAAAAAAAGCAATTAAAAAAGTTGATGGTGTAGAAAAAGTTAGTGTAAGACTAAATACAAAAAAAGCAACAGTTATTTATGATGAAAAGGTAAAACTAGCTGATATATTAGCAGCTATTAAAACAACTTCATATGAAGGTATAGTTCTTTCAACTTCTGAATACAAAAAATAA
- a CDS encoding ABC transporter substrate-binding protein — MLRFLFIFGIIIIAIYNIFKVDTYDNKVIIVGSSLPKTGIIKSWGESVISGANSYFKFVNDTKLLGDETIKFLTYDDKYEPELTIDNTEKLINNDKVFALFGFVGTPTVKAILPILQDSKIPFFAAFTGASFLRNEENNNFINLRNSYEQEIERLVYYLNNKKGLKRIAVFYQNDDYGEEGYVALLKSLKRRKLPLISEGSYKRNTLSITHAFNEIKDAKPEAIIMIGAYQANALFIKKAKENENFKNTIFCNISFGDANAMVTELNKYKVNTKNLIFSQVVPSYTDTSLPIVNEYQTLMKKYYPNVKLGFISFEAFLGAKVLVSAISRINGDKTRNKLIAALEKTPSSDLEGITIKYKNSQLLNKTYLFRYENKIFTEIK, encoded by the coding sequence TTGTTAAGGTTTTTATTTATTTTTGGGATAATTATAATTGCTATTTATAATATATTTAAAGTTGATACATATGATAATAAAGTCATTATAGTTGGCTCTTCTTTACCAAAAACAGGGATAATAAAATCTTGGGGAGAATCTGTTATTTCTGGTGCAAACTCTTATTTTAAGTTTGTAAATGATACAAAATTATTGGGTGATGAGACAATAAAGTTTTTGACATATGATGATAAATATGAACCTGAGTTAACTATAGATAATACTGAAAAACTAATTAATAATGATAAAGTTTTTGCTTTATTTGGTTTTGTAGGTACTCCAACGGTAAAAGCAATTTTACCAATATTACAAGATAGTAAGATACCATTTTTTGCTGCATTTACAGGTGCATCTTTTCTAAGAAATGAAGAAAATAATAATTTTATAAATTTAAGAAACTCTTATGAGCAGGAGATTGAAAGGTTAGTTTATTATTTAAATAATAAAAAGGGTTTAAAAAGAATAGCTGTTTTTTATCAAAATGATGATTATGGAGAGGAGGGTTATGTTGCACTCTTAAAGAGTTTAAAAAGAAGAAAATTACCCTTAATATCTGAGGGATCTTATAAAAGAAATACTTTATCTATAACCCATGCTTTTAATGAAATAAAAGATGCAAAACCAGAAGCTATAATAATGATAGGTGCTTATCAAGCAAATGCACTTTTTATAAAAAAAGCTAAAGAGAATGAAAATTTTAAAAATACTATTTTTTGTAATATCTCTTTTGGAGATGCAAATGCTATGGTAACTGAGTTGAATAAATATAAAGTTAATACTAAAAATTTGATTTTTTCTCAAGTAGTTCCAAGTTATACAGATACTTCACTTCCTATTGTTAATGAATATCAAACTTTGATGAAAAAATATTATCCAAATGTCAAATTAGGTTTTATTTCTTTTGAGGCATTTTTAGGTGCAAAAGTTTTAGTAAGTGCAATTTCAAGAATAAATGGTGATAAAACAAGAAATAAATTGATTGCAGCTTTAGAAAAAACTCCAAGTAGTGATTTAGAAGGAATTACAATAAAGTACAAAAACTCTCAACTTTTAAACAAAACATATCTTTTTAGATATGAAAATAAAATTTTTACTGAGATTAAATAA